In the genome of Ferrovibrio terrae, the window TGGCGCGCACCGCCGGGTCAGCCATGGCGGATTCCACCGCGGCGATCAGTGCGGCCCGCAGGTCCAGCGACAGGGCGTTGCGCTTCGAGGGGTAGTTCAGCCGGATCACCTGGATGCCGGGCGGAATCGCCCCTGATTCGGCGGATGTTTCGACAAAAACCAAAGGCTGCGCCGCCGTCATGACCGTTTTCCCCCAATCTGTGGCGCGTTTGTAATTAAATTACCGACGCTCATTGCACAGATTTTATTCAATGTGACCGTTTCCCGGGACGAGTGTAACCGCAGAGACACAGTTCCCGGGCTCGGCGGTCATAATACAGGGTAAGTATTTGTCGGACAGGGGCTTCCCTGATTATCTCGTCGGCGAATTTCTTCTCGGAGGTTACCCCAATGATCAAGTTTGCTTTCCGCGCCGCCCTTGTGGCCCTCGGCCTGGTTGCCGCGGCTCCCGCAATGGCTGCCGACGTTCCGCTCGGCGTTGCCGTCAACGCTGGCGTGGTTTCCGACTACCGCTTCCGCGGCATCAGCCAGAGCGACAAGGACCCGGCCTTCCAGGCTGGTCTCGACGGCACCCTGGCGCCGAATGACTGGCTGACGATTTATGCCGGCCTGTGGGGCAGCAGCGTCGATTTCAATAACGGCACCACCGCCGAAGTTGATCTGGTCGGCGGCCTGCGCGGCACCTTCGACAAGCTGGGCGTCGATATCGGCTTCATCCGCTACAACTACACCGGCAAGGGTCCGGAAACGCAGGACTTCACCGAAGCCAAGCTCGCTGTGAGCTATGACTTCGGCTACGTGCTGCCGAGCGCCGCAGTTTACTACAGCCCGGAATACTTCGGTAACAGCGGCACCGGCGTCTATTACACCGCCGGCGTTGCGATTCCGATCCCGGTGACCGAATTCGCCCCGACCATCAAGGCCAATATCGGCAAGCAGACCGTGGACGTGCCGGCCAACTTCGGCATCACCAAGGACAGCTACATGGACTACAACATCGGCCTGTTCGCCACTTACTGGGGCTTCACTGCCGGCATCCAGTATGTCGACACCAACCTGTCGAAGCCGGAATGCGGCGGCCTGAGCACCTGCGAAAGCGGCGTCGTGGTCTCGCTTAACTACGCCTACACCTTCTGATCCGATCCGCCTCCGGGCGGCCCGAGAACCGCCGCCATCGCAGGATGGCGGCGGTTTTTTTATGCCTGTGAGAACATACTGATCGCGGCATAGCCCGCGAGCGGAACATGCCGCAGCCCAGCGATGCTG includes:
- a CDS encoding TorF family putative porin, translating into MIKFAFRAALVALGLVAAAPAMAADVPLGVAVNAGVVSDYRFRGISQSDKDPAFQAGLDGTLAPNDWLTIYAGLWGSSVDFNNGTTAEVDLVGGLRGTFDKLGVDIGFIRYNYTGKGPETQDFTEAKLAVSYDFGYVLPSAAVYYSPEYFGNSGTGVYYTAGVAIPIPVTEFAPTIKANIGKQTVDVPANFGITKDSYMDYNIGLFATYWGFTAGIQYVDTNLSKPECGGLSTCESGVVVSLNYAYTF